From one Micromonospora siamensis genomic stretch:
- the rplQ gene encoding 50S ribosomal protein L17 produces the protein MPTPTKGPRLGGSPAHERLMLANLATALFQHGKIQTTETKARRLRPLAEQLITKAKRGDLASRRRVAGVVKDKDVVYALFDQIAPRYANRNGGYTRIVKTGPRKGDAAPMAVIELVEELQVAEPKANKKTAARKAAQQDKVEALAPAEETPKSTPADAETDQDSEAPVSASGDTAAAREDSDEATENENKA, from the coding sequence ATGCCCACGCCCACCAAGGGCCCCCGCCTCGGCGGCAGCCCCGCGCACGAGCGGCTCATGCTGGCCAACCTGGCCACTGCGCTGTTCCAGCACGGCAAGATCCAGACCACCGAGACGAAGGCCCGGCGGCTGCGTCCGCTGGCCGAGCAGCTCATCACCAAGGCCAAGCGCGGCGACCTCGCGTCCCGCCGGCGGGTGGCGGGCGTCGTCAAGGACAAGGACGTGGTCTACGCCCTGTTCGACCAGATCGCGCCCCGGTACGCCAACCGCAACGGTGGCTACACCCGGATCGTGAAGACCGGCCCGCGCAAGGGTGACGCCGCTCCGATGGCGGTCATCGAGCTGGTGGAGGAGCTTCAGGTCGCCGAGCCCAAGGCGAACAAGAAGACCGCCGCCCGCAAGGCCGCGCAGCAGGACAAGGTCGAGGCCCTGGCCCCGGCCGAGGAGACCCCGAAGTCGACCCCGGCCGACGCCGAGACCGACCAGGACTCCGAGGCTCCGGTCTCCGCCTCCGGTGACACCGCCGCCGCCCGCGAGGACAGCGACGAGGCCAC
- a CDS encoding DNA-directed RNA polymerase subunit alpha, protein MLISQRPSLSEESINETRSRFTIEPLEPGFGYTLGNSLRRTLLSSIPGAAVTSIKIDGVLHEFTTIPGVKEDVVELVMNIKELCVSSEHDEPVSMYLRKQGPGDVTAGDIQPPAGVSVHNPDLKLATLNGKGRLDMELTVERGRGYVTAAQNKQAGAEIGRIPVDSIYSPVLKVTYRVEATRVEQRTDFDRLIIDVETKPSMGPRTALASAGSTLVELFGLARELDETAEGIDIGPSPQDAQLAADLALPIEELDLTVRSYNCLKREGINSVGELIGRTEADLLDIRNFGQKSIDEVKMKLAGMGLGLKDSAPNFDPAHVVDAFGEADYDTDDYRETEQL, encoded by the coding sequence ATGCTCATCAGCCAGCGACCGTCTCTCTCCGAAGAGTCGATCAACGAGACCCGCTCCCGGTTCACCATCGAGCCGCTGGAGCCGGGCTTCGGCTACACCCTCGGCAACTCGCTGCGGCGCACGCTGCTGTCGTCCATCCCGGGCGCGGCGGTCACCTCGATCAAGATCGACGGTGTGCTGCACGAGTTCACCACGATCCCCGGGGTCAAGGAGGACGTGGTCGAGCTCGTCATGAACATCAAGGAGCTGTGCGTCAGCTCCGAGCACGACGAGCCGGTCAGCATGTACCTGCGCAAGCAGGGCCCGGGCGACGTGACCGCCGGTGACATCCAGCCTCCGGCCGGTGTCTCGGTGCACAACCCGGACCTGAAGCTCGCCACCCTCAACGGCAAGGGCCGGCTCGACATGGAGCTGACCGTCGAGCGGGGTCGTGGCTACGTCACGGCGGCGCAGAACAAGCAGGCGGGTGCCGAGATCGGCCGGATCCCGGTCGACTCGATCTACTCGCCGGTGCTGAAGGTGACCTACCGGGTCGAGGCGACTCGTGTCGAGCAGCGTACCGACTTCGACCGGCTGATCATCGACGTCGAGACCAAGCCGTCGATGGGCCCGCGTACCGCGCTGGCCTCCGCCGGTTCGACGCTGGTGGAGCTCTTCGGGCTGGCCCGGGAGCTGGACGAGACCGCCGAGGGCATCGACATCGGGCCGTCCCCGCAGGACGCCCAGCTCGCGGCGGACCTGGCCCTGCCGATCGAGGAGCTGGACCTCACCGTCCGCTCCTACAACTGCCTCAAGCGCGAGGGCATCAACTCCGTTGGTGAGCTCATCGGGCGTACCGAGGCCGACCTCCTCGACATCCGGAACTTCGGGCAGAAGTCGATCGACGAGGTCAAGATGAAGCTCGCCGGGATGGGTCTGGGTCTGAAGGACTCGGCTCCGAACTTCGACCCGGCGCACGTCGTGGACGCCTTCGGTGAGGCCGACTACGACACCGACGACTACCGCGAGACCGAGCAGCTCTAA
- the rpsD gene encoding 30S ribosomal protein S4, translated as MARYTGADCRRCRREKMKLFLKGSKCDGPKCPFESRPFPPGQHGRGRTKETEYLLQLREKQKARRVYGVLEKQFRGYYEEAVGKKAKTGEVLLQILESRLDNVVYRAGYAQSRDMARQLVKHGHFTVNGKKVDIPSFRVKEHDIIEVRGKSKELTPFIVAQAQAGSKTVPAWLEAIPSQMKVLVHSLPARQVIDTQVQEQLIVELYSK; from the coding sequence ATGGCTCGTTACACCGGTGCTGACTGCCGCCGTTGCCGGCGGGAGAAGATGAAGCTGTTCCTCAAGGGCAGCAAGTGCGATGGTCCGAAGTGCCCGTTCGAGTCCCGGCCGTTCCCGCCCGGGCAGCACGGCCGCGGCCGCACCAAGGAGACGGAGTACCTGCTCCAGCTCCGTGAGAAGCAGAAGGCCCGTCGTGTCTACGGCGTGCTGGAGAAGCAGTTCCGCGGCTACTACGAAGAGGCCGTCGGCAAGAAGGCCAAGACCGGTGAGGTTCTGCTCCAGATCCTCGAGTCGCGGCTGGACAACGTGGTCTACCGGGCCGGCTACGCCCAGTCCCGGGACATGGCCCGCCAGCTGGTCAAGCACGGCCACTTCACCGTGAACGGCAAGAAGGTCGACATCCCGTCGTTCCGGGTGAAGGAGCACGACATCATCGAGGTCCGGGGCAAGAGCAAGGAGCTCACCCCGTTCATCGTCGCGCAGGCCCAGGCCGGCTCGAAGACCGTCCCGGCGTGGCTCGAGGCGATCCCCAGCCAGATGAAGGTTCTCGTGCACTCGCTCCCGGCCCGCCAGGTGATCGACACCCAGGTCCAGGAGCAGCTGATCGTCGAGCTCTACTCCAAGTAA
- the rpsK gene encoding 30S ribosomal protein S11 — translation MPPKARAGAAVKKVRRKERKNVAHGQAHIKSTFNNTIVSITDPTGAVISWASSGQVGFKGSRKSTPFAAQLAAEAAARRAMEHGMRKVDVFVKGPGSGRETAIRSLQAAGLEVGQISDVTPQPHNGCRPPKRRRV, via the coding sequence ATGCCACCGAAGGCTCGTGCCGGAGCCGCTGTCAAGAAGGTCCGGCGCAAGGAACGCAAGAACGTCGCCCACGGGCAGGCGCACATCAAGAGCACCTTCAACAACACCATCGTGTCGATCACCGACCCGACCGGTGCTGTCATCTCCTGGGCCTCCTCCGGCCAGGTGGGCTTCAAGGGCTCCCGCAAGTCGACTCCGTTCGCCGCGCAGCTGGCCGCCGAGGCCGCCGCGCGTCGGGCCATGGAGCACGGCATGCGCAAGGTCGACGTGTTCGTCAAGGGCCCCGGCTCCGGCCGGGAGACCGCCATCCGTTCGCTGCAGGCCGCCGGCCTCGAGGTCGGGCAGATCTCCGACGTCACGCCGCAGCCGCACAACGGATGCCGTCCGCCCAAGCGTCGTCGGGTCTGA
- the rpsM gene encoding 30S ribosomal protein S13: MARLVGVDLPREKRMEIALTYIFGVGRTRALETLAATGISPDKRVRDLTDEELVELRNHIEGNYKVEGDLRREVAADIRRKVEIGCYAGIRHRRGLPVRGQRTKTNARTRKGPKRTVAGKKKPGKK, encoded by the coding sequence ATGGCACGTCTAGTCGGCGTCGACCTCCCCCGCGAAAAGCGGATGGAGATCGCGCTCACCTACATCTTCGGCGTGGGCCGCACCCGCGCCCTGGAGACGCTCGCCGCGACCGGCATCTCGCCGGACAAGCGAGTCCGGGACCTCACGGACGAGGAGCTCGTCGAGCTCCGGAACCACATCGAGGGCAACTACAAGGTTGAAGGCGACCTGCGCCGCGAGGTCGCCGCTGACATCCGCCGCAAGGTCGAGATCGGCTGCTACGCCGGTATCCGGCACCGCCGTGGTCTGCCCGTGCGTGGTCAGCGCACCAAGACCAACGCGCGTACCCGGAAGGGCCCGAAGCGGACCGTGGCCGGCAAGAAGAAGCCCGGCAAGAAGTAA
- the rpmJ gene encoding 50S ribosomal protein L36, with product MKVKPSVKRICNKCRVIRRHGRVMVICTDPRHKQRQG from the coding sequence GTGAAGGTCAAGCCGAGCGTCAAGAGGATCTGCAACAAGTGCCGGGTCATTCGCCGGCACGGCCGGGTCATGGTCATCTGCACCGACCCGCGCCACAAGCAGCGCCAGGGCTGA
- the infA gene encoding translation initiation factor IF-1, with amino-acid sequence MPKKDGAIEIEGRVIEPLPNAMFRVELANGHKVLAHISGKMRQHYIRILPEDRVVVELSPYDLTRGRIVYRYK; translated from the coding sequence ATGCCGAAAAAAGACGGAGCCATCGAGATCGAGGGTCGGGTCATCGAGCCCCTGCCGAACGCCATGTTCCGGGTGGAGCTCGCGAACGGTCACAAGGTGCTGGCTCACATCAGCGGCAAGATGCGGCAGCACTACATCCGCATCCTGCCGGAGGACCGTGTCGTCGTCGAACTCTCGCCGTACGACCTGACCCGCGGGCGCATCGTCTACCGCTACAAGTAG
- a CDS encoding DUF1707 SHOCT-like domain-containing protein, which translates to MDARDGMRAADADRQETADRLRVALEEGRLDLHEYDERLQRAYAAKTYGELDGVLADLPGPAVTGRSGPVPAQPGGERSGAVVGSEGAYPVASVTPEPPSRMAPVTPGGGPVTGGAGQWLLEEWSPWLRVAAILTAIWLLSSLGDRDIDGYWPAWVLGPWGAVLLFRTAGGLATGEPARVVARRAERRRRRQARRGRGH; encoded by the coding sequence ATGGACGCGCGGGACGGGATGCGGGCGGCTGACGCTGACCGGCAGGAGACGGCGGATCGGCTCCGGGTGGCGCTGGAGGAGGGCCGGCTCGACCTGCACGAGTACGACGAGCGCCTGCAGCGGGCGTACGCGGCGAAGACCTACGGCGAACTCGACGGCGTGCTGGCGGATCTTCCGGGGCCGGCGGTGACGGGGCGATCCGGGCCTGTCCCGGCTCAGCCCGGCGGGGAACGGTCCGGCGCGGTGGTCGGGTCCGAGGGGGCGTACCCGGTGGCGTCGGTCACGCCGGAGCCGCCGAGTCGGATGGCCCCGGTCACGCCCGGCGGCGGACCGGTGACCGGCGGCGCTGGCCAGTGGCTGCTGGAGGAGTGGTCGCCCTGGTTGCGGGTCGCCGCCATCCTGACCGCGATCTGGCTGCTCTCGTCGCTCGGTGACCGGGACATCGACGGCTACTGGCCGGCCTGGGTGCTCGGGCCGTGGGGAGCGGTGCTGCTGTTCCGGACCGCGGGCGGGCTGGCCACCGGGGAACCGGCACGGGTGGTGGCGCGCCGCGCGGAACGGCGCCGACGGCGGCAGGCCCGGCGGGGCCGGGGACACTGA
- the map gene encoding type I methionyl aminopeptidase: protein MRRHQLDIQLKTPDQIEKMRAAGLVVAEALRRMREAVAPGVSTADLDAIAESTIREAGAVPSFKGYHGFPASICSSVNEQVVHAIPAADQVLRDGDLISIDCGAILDGWHGDAAITVGVGEVDPALLKMTAVAEDAMWAGIAAAARGAANGRGRLTDISHAVEKAVRRGGRYGIVDGYGGHGIGTEMHQDPHVLNHGRPGRGPRLVPGLALAIEPMITMGSPRTVELSDGWTVITRDRSMAVHVEHSMALLDDGVWVLTAFDGGRGRLGDLVTARQPVGSPAI, encoded by the coding sequence ATGCGTCGTCACCAGCTGGACATCCAGCTGAAGACCCCGGACCAGATCGAGAAGATGCGCGCCGCCGGCCTGGTGGTCGCCGAGGCGCTGCGCCGGATGCGGGAGGCGGTGGCCCCGGGCGTCAGCACCGCCGACCTGGACGCGATCGCCGAGTCGACGATCCGCGAGGCCGGGGCCGTACCCTCCTTCAAGGGCTACCACGGCTTCCCGGCGTCGATCTGCTCGTCGGTCAACGAGCAGGTGGTGCACGCCATCCCGGCTGCCGACCAGGTGCTCCGCGACGGCGACCTGATCTCGATCGACTGCGGGGCGATCCTCGACGGCTGGCACGGCGACGCGGCCATCACCGTCGGGGTGGGCGAGGTCGACCCGGCGTTGCTGAAGATGACCGCGGTGGCCGAGGACGCGATGTGGGCCGGGATCGCCGCCGCCGCTCGGGGCGCCGCGAACGGCCGGGGCCGGCTGACGGACATCTCGCACGCGGTGGAGAAGGCCGTCCGGCGCGGTGGCCGGTACGGCATCGTCGACGGCTACGGCGGGCACGGCATCGGCACCGAGATGCATCAGGACCCGCACGTGCTCAACCACGGCCGCCCGGGTCGCGGCCCCCGGTTGGTGCCCGGCCTGGCGCTGGCGATCGAGCCGATGATCACGATGGGTTCGCCGCGCACCGTCGAGCTCTCCGACGGCTGGACGGTGATCACCCGCGACCGCTCGATGGCCGTGCACGTGGAGCACTCGATGGCGCTGCTGGACGACGGCGTGTGGGTGCTGACCGCGTTCGACGGCGGCCGGGGCCGGCTCGGTGATCTCGTCACCGCCCGCCAGCCCGTCGGTTCCCCGGCGATCTGA
- a CDS encoding adenylate kinase, whose amino-acid sequence MRLVLVGPPGAGKGTQAEFIAAHLSVPKISTGDIFRANVSQGTPLGVEAKRYMDAGKLVPDEVTINMVRDRLAEPDAAEGFLLDGFPRTTPQAAALDKLLADLGTAMDLVLELVVDDDEVIRRLAGRRTCRGCGKIWHVEFDATTRDGICDRCGAELFQRDDDKPETIAARLREYAEKTAPLVDYYGAQGKLVGIDATGPVEDVTVRAIDALRSYGG is encoded by the coding sequence ATGCGACTCGTTCTGGTTGGCCCGCCGGGCGCGGGCAAGGGCACACAGGCGGAGTTCATCGCCGCCCACCTCTCGGTGCCGAAGATCTCGACCGGTGACATCTTCCGGGCGAACGTCTCGCAGGGCACGCCGCTGGGCGTCGAAGCCAAGCGGTACATGGACGCCGGCAAGCTGGTTCCGGACGAGGTGACCATCAACATGGTCCGGGATCGGCTCGCCGAGCCGGACGCCGCCGAGGGCTTCCTGCTCGACGGTTTCCCGCGGACCACTCCGCAGGCAGCCGCGCTGGACAAGCTCCTCGCCGACCTGGGCACCGCGATGGACCTGGTGCTGGAGCTGGTCGTCGACGACGACGAGGTGATCAGGCGGCTCGCCGGCCGGCGTACCTGCCGGGGCTGCGGCAAGATCTGGCACGTCGAGTTCGACGCCACCACCCGGGACGGGATCTGCGACCGCTGCGGCGCCGAGCTGTTCCAGCGCGACGACGACAAGCCGGAGACCATCGCGGCCCGGCTCCGCGAGTACGCCGAGAAGACCGCGCCGCTGGTGGACTACTACGGCGCCCAGGGCAAGCTGGTGGGCATCGACGCCACCGGCCCGGTGGAGGACGTCACCGTCCGCGCCATCGACGCCCTCCGCTCGTACGGCGGCTGA
- the secY gene encoding preprotein translocase subunit SecY → MLSAFLSAFRTPDLRKKLLFTVGIIAVYRLGATLPSPGVSYANVQKCLDSIQGDTTGVLSLLDLFSGGALLQLSVFALGIMPYITASIILQLLTVVIPRLEQLRKEGQAGQAKITQYTRYLTLGLGILQSSAFVALARSGQLFQNRCDQFPIIPEGTGIPDWLTLTILVMTMTAGTGVVMWLGELITDRGVGNGMSVLIFTSIAARLPSEGWKIKTQQGWPKFFLVLALVLLVITAVTFIEQAQRRIPVQYAKRMIGRRMYGGTSTYIPLKVNQAGVIPVIFASSLLYLPQLALQFFDQNNPGKTQAWIQNNIVAPASPLHIAIYFLLIIFFTYFYVSITFNPTEVADNMKKYGGFVPGIRPGKPTAEYLDFILSRITLPGALYLGIVAVLPNFFFIWLNNQQFQNFPFGGTAVLIMVGVGLETVKQIESQLMQRNYEGFLR, encoded by the coding sequence TTGCTGTCCGCCTTTCTCAGTGCGTTCCGTACGCCTGACCTGCGCAAGAAGCTGCTGTTCACAGTAGGCATCATCGCGGTCTACCGGCTGGGTGCCACGCTCCCCAGCCCCGGCGTCTCGTACGCGAACGTGCAGAAGTGCCTCGACAGCATCCAGGGTGACACCACCGGGGTGCTGAGCCTGCTCGACCTCTTCTCGGGTGGAGCGTTGCTCCAGCTGTCGGTCTTCGCGCTGGGCATCATGCCGTACATCACCGCGTCGATCATCCTGCAGCTGCTGACCGTGGTCATCCCACGGCTGGAGCAGCTCCGCAAGGAGGGTCAGGCCGGTCAGGCCAAGATCACGCAGTACACCCGCTACCTGACGCTGGGCCTGGGCATCCTCCAGTCGTCGGCGTTCGTGGCGCTGGCCCGCTCCGGGCAGCTCTTCCAGAACAGGTGCGACCAGTTCCCGATCATCCCCGAGGGGACCGGCATCCCGGACTGGCTGACGCTGACCATCCTGGTCATGACGATGACCGCCGGCACCGGTGTGGTGATGTGGCTCGGTGAGCTGATCACCGACCGCGGCGTCGGCAACGGCATGTCCGTGCTGATCTTCACCTCGATCGCGGCCCGCCTCCCCAGCGAGGGCTGGAAGATCAAGACCCAGCAGGGCTGGCCCAAGTTCTTCCTGGTGCTCGCGCTGGTCCTGCTGGTCATCACCGCGGTCACCTTCATCGAGCAGGCGCAGCGCCGGATCCCGGTGCAGTACGCCAAGCGGATGATCGGCCGGCGGATGTACGGCGGCACCTCCACCTACATCCCGCTGAAGGTGAACCAGGCCGGTGTCATCCCGGTCATCTTCGCCTCGTCGCTGCTCTACCTGCCGCAGCTGGCGCTGCAGTTCTTCGACCAGAACAACCCGGGCAAGACCCAGGCCTGGATCCAGAACAACATCGTCGCGCCGGCCAGCCCGCTGCACATCGCGATCTACTTCCTGCTGATCATCTTCTTCACGTACTTCTACGTGTCGATCACGTTCAACCCGACCGAGGTCGCGGACAACATGAAGAAGTACGGCGGCTTCGTGCCGGGTATCCGCCCGGGCAAGCCGACGGCCGAATACCTCGACTTCATCCTCAGCCGGATCACCCTGCCGGGTGCGCTCTACCTGGGCATCGTCGCGGTCCTGCCGAACTTCTTCTTCATCTGGCTGAACAACCAGCAGTTCCAGAACTTCCCGTTCGGCGGCACCGCTGTGCTCATCATGGTCGGCGTCGGTCTGGAGACCGTGAAGCAGATCGAGAGCCAACTCATGCAGCGGAACTACGAAGGGTTCCTGCGGTAG
- the rplO gene encoding 50S ribosomal protein L15, with protein MTIKVHHLRPAPGAKTAKTRVGRGEGSKGKTAGRGTKGSKARKNISAAFEGGQMPIHMRLPKMKGFKNKFKVVFQVVNLDRLAELFPNGGQVGPIEMVEAGAVRKGQPVKVLGTGDLGGVALQVSAHAFSASAKEKITAAGGSVTEL; from the coding sequence GACCGCGAAGACCCGGGTGGGTCGCGGTGAGGGCTCCAAGGGCAAGACCGCCGGTCGCGGTACCAAGGGTTCCAAGGCCCGCAAGAACATCTCGGCGGCGTTCGAGGGTGGGCAGATGCCCATCCACATGCGCCTGCCGAAGATGAAGGGCTTCAAGAACAAGTTCAAGGTCGTCTTCCAGGTGGTCAACCTGGACCGGCTCGCCGAGCTCTTCCCGAACGGCGGCCAGGTCGGCCCGATCGAGATGGTCGAGGCCGGTGCGGTCCGCAAGGGCCAGCCGGTCAAGGTGCTCGGCACCGGCGACCTCGGTGGTGTGGCGCTCCAGGTGTCGGCGCACGCGTTCAGCGCGTCGGCCAAGGAGAAGATCACCGCCGCCGGTGGCTCCGTCACCGAGCTGTAA